A genomic segment from Pollutimonas thiosulfatoxidans encodes:
- a CDS encoding lysophospholipid acyltransferase family protein yields the protein MLLALFRLLALLPLPLLHGLGRLAGRLVYAWPGRYRKRLQANAAQAGYPERDFARQAAAETGAMVMETPKVWLRRQACLRLTHSDDDEVVRAALAEGRGILYLTPHLGCFEITARYLIQHGPITVMYRPPRQEFLQPLMEQARNTSGLKAVPANMQGVREFVRALKRGEAVGMLPDQVPSGGEGVWAPFFDKQAYTMTLAGKLALQTGVAVILTAGERLPGGKGWRIHYLRLPEPLERDPQALAAAINRAMETLIRRFPQQYLWSYNRYKIPPEAPPRPGDAAA from the coding sequence ATGCTCCTGGCTTTGTTTCGCTTGCTTGCACTTTTGCCACTGCCACTACTGCATGGCCTGGGCCGTCTGGCCGGTCGGCTGGTATACGCCTGGCCGGGTCGTTATCGCAAGCGCTTGCAAGCCAACGCGGCCCAGGCCGGCTACCCGGAACGAGACTTCGCACGACAGGCAGCCGCAGAAACCGGCGCCATGGTCATGGAAACGCCCAAGGTATGGCTGCGCAGGCAAGCGTGTTTACGGCTTACGCACAGCGATGACGATGAGGTCGTGCGGGCCGCGCTGGCCGAGGGCCGCGGCATTCTGTACCTGACCCCGCATCTGGGTTGCTTCGAGATCACCGCCCGCTACCTGATCCAGCACGGCCCCATCACCGTCATGTACCGCCCGCCGCGCCAGGAGTTTTTGCAGCCCCTCATGGAACAGGCGCGCAACACCTCGGGCCTGAAGGCTGTGCCAGCCAACATGCAAGGCGTGCGCGAGTTCGTGCGGGCCCTCAAGCGCGGGGAAGCCGTGGGCATGCTGCCCGACCAAGTACCCAGCGGCGGCGAGGGCGTCTGGGCCCCCTTCTTCGACAAACAAGCCTACACCATGACCTTGGCCGGCAAACTGGCCTTGCAAACAGGGGTGGCCGTTATCCTCACGGCGGGTGAACGCCTGCCCGGGGGCAAGGGTTGGCGCATCCACTACCTGCGCTTGCCCGAGCCCCTGGAGCGCGATCCGCAAGCCCTTGCTGCGGCTATCAACCGCGCCATGGAAACCTTGATCCGCCGTTTTCCACAGCAATACCTGTGGAGCTATAACCGTTACAAGATTCCACCAGAGGCGCCACCCCGCCCGGGGGATGCCGCCGCATGA
- a CDS encoding lysophospholipid acyltransferase family protein yields MRVNKLPVLRSVFTYFGRCSAATRQRWARALGWLASRTMRSRAHIVRTNLELCFPDAPQWQRDAWFHQHFYLLAQSVVDRGLCWFGKPEDIKQTIQITGLDGLGELLKAERRIILLAPHFIGLDAAATRLTMYLKESATMYTRQSDQDVDQLVREGRGRFNKVNLVSRHDGVRGLMRHLRNGIPVYYLPDMDFGRAGAVFVPFFGVPAATLLATAQIGRAWDAAIVPIISRLDAESGQYQVDVLPALEDFPGDDTPEEATARLNTLIESWVKVDPPQYYWVHRRFKTRPEGEARIY; encoded by the coding sequence ATGAGAGTCAACAAGCTTCCTGTTCTTCGTTCCGTCTTCACCTATTTTGGCCGCTGCTCCGCAGCGACGCGTCAACGCTGGGCGCGCGCCCTGGGCTGGCTGGCATCGCGCACGATGCGTTCACGCGCTCACATCGTACGCACCAACCTGGAACTGTGCTTTCCCGACGCACCCCAGTGGCAACGTGACGCCTGGTTCCACCAGCACTTTTACCTGCTTGCGCAATCCGTCGTGGATCGCGGCCTGTGCTGGTTTGGCAAACCCGAAGACATCAAGCAAACCATACAAATTACGGGGCTGGACGGACTGGGCGAACTACTGAAGGCCGAACGACGCATTATTTTGCTGGCGCCGCACTTCATTGGGCTGGACGCCGCCGCAACGCGCTTGACCATGTACCTGAAAGAGTCGGCCACCATGTATACGCGCCAAAGCGATCAGGATGTCGACCAACTGGTGCGCGAAGGACGCGGCCGCTTCAACAAGGTGAACCTGGTCAGTCGGCACGATGGCGTGCGCGGCCTGATGCGCCATCTGCGCAACGGCATCCCTGTCTATTATTTGCCCGACATGGACTTCGGGCGCGCAGGCGCCGTTTTCGTGCCTTTCTTCGGCGTACCAGCAGCCACTTTGTTGGCGACAGCGCAAATCGGCCGCGCCTGGGATGCCGCGATCGTGCCGATTATCAGCCGGCTGGACGCCGAGTCCGGACAGTATCAGGTGGATGTGTTGCCCGCTCTGGAAGACTTTCCGGGCGACGATACGCCAGAGGAAGCAACGGCGCGGCTGAATACCTTGATCGAAAGCTGGGTGAAGGTGGATCCGCCCCAATACTACTGGGTGCATAGGAGGTTCAAGACGCGGCCTGAGGGAGAGGCGCGGATTTACTGA
- the relB gene encoding type II toxin-antitoxin system RelB family antitoxin encodes MSIALSPIVSEFNTEEQAASHDRWLRAKVQASLADPRPSIPHDQVMARMDAIIEKAQKETPNHE; translated from the coding sequence ATGAGCATTGCCCTCTCTCCGATCGTTTCGGAATTCAACACCGAAGAACAAGCGGCCAGCCACGATCGCTGGCTGCGCGCGAAGGTCCAAGCCAGCCTGGCCGATCCACGTCCCAGCATTCCACATGACCAGGTCATGGCGCGTATGGACGCCATTATTGAGAAGGCGCAGAAAGAGACGCCAAACCACGAATAA
- a CDS encoding type II toxin-antitoxin system RelE/ParE family toxin translates to MLKISWRSTAFDDLAEIITYIADRNLQAARDLKSRIQASILQIAVYPYLGRPGRLSGTREIVVHPNYIVIYRITPTDIEVISVLHARREYP, encoded by the coding sequence GTGCTTAAAATCTCCTGGCGTTCTACCGCCTTCGATGACTTGGCCGAGATCATCACCTACATTGCCGACCGCAACCTGCAAGCAGCAAGAGATCTCAAAAGCCGTATACAAGCCTCCATACTACAAATAGCCGTGTATCCATACCTAGGCCGACCCGGACGCCTCTCAGGCACCCGCGAGATCGTGGTGCACCCCAACTACATAGTCATTTACAGAATCACGCCTACCGATATCGAGGTCATCAGCGTCCTACACGCCAGACGGGAATACCCCTAA
- the dapF gene encoding diaminopimelate epimerase, producing the protein MIWNFVKMHGAGNDFVVLDGVRQSLHVTPERARALADRHFGVGADQILLVENPSHPEADFRYRIFNADGSEVEHCGNGARCFVKFVHEQGLSHRNPLRAEISTGLLTLDSTPDGNVSVDMGPTHFDPKDVHFDTDGLESTTQGTDTLWLLPIPGHGNIALSLVAVSNPHAVQIVDDIDTAPVAQIGPIIESHPRFKQRVNAGFMQISDRHTIQLRVFERGVGETLACGTGACAAAVAGIRRGLLDSPVLVHTRGGPLGIAWDGQRVIMSGPAVTVFAGQIDIDALTEQLTTKDPLTP; encoded by the coding sequence ATGATCTGGAACTTCGTAAAAATGCACGGCGCCGGCAATGACTTCGTCGTCCTCGACGGCGTCCGTCAGTCCCTGCACGTTACCCCCGAGCGCGCCCGCGCCCTCGCCGACCGGCACTTCGGTGTCGGCGCAGACCAGATACTGCTCGTCGAAAACCCCTCCCACCCCGAAGCCGACTTCCGTTACCGCATCTTCAACGCCGACGGCAGCGAAGTCGAGCATTGCGGCAACGGGGCGCGCTGCTTCGTCAAATTCGTCCACGAACAAGGCCTGTCGCACCGTAACCCCTTGCGCGCAGAAATCAGCACCGGCCTGCTTACCCTGGACAGCACCCCTGACGGCAACGTCTCCGTCGACATGGGTCCTACCCACTTCGACCCCAAAGACGTGCACTTCGACACCGACGGCCTGGAATCCACGACCCAGGGCACAGATACCCTATGGCTGCTGCCCATTCCCGGACACGGCAACATCGCGCTGTCTCTGGTGGCCGTCTCCAACCCCCACGCCGTCCAGATCGTCGACGACATCGATACCGCGCCCGTGGCGCAGATCGGCCCCATCATCGAATCGCACCCGCGCTTCAAGCAGCGCGTCAACGCCGGCTTCATGCAGATTAGCGACCGCCACACCATACAATTGCGCGTCTTCGAGCGCGGCGTGGGCGAAACGCTGGCTTGCGGCACCGGCGCTTGCGCTGCAGCCGTCGCCGGCATTCGCCGCGGCCTGCTCGACAGCCCTGTGCTGGTGCATACCCGCGGCGGTCCGCTGGGCATCGCCTGGGACGGCCAGCGTGTCATCATGAGCGGGCCGGCAGTCACCGTGTTTGCCGGACAGATCGACATCGACGCACTTACAGAACAGCTCACTACCAAGGACCCCCTGACGCCATGA
- a CDS encoding DUF484 family protein, producing the protein MNTDSLSAEDVAQFLQDNPSFFQDHADVFSNLRVPHPNETRAISLGERQIMTLRARTKDLEWKLSGLVHNASGNERISKTLTGWCCRMLAEHDSSQIPAHIVRSLGDLFDLPTIALRVWDLPKLVDSEFNEDVSDAIRAYARELTTPYCGPLADQEAASWLGTPPASLALIALRPQGSSEPIGLLVLGSDDPDRFTADMGTAFLDTINQLASASLLRLRATGDQDDYA; encoded by the coding sequence ATGAATACAGATAGCCTCTCCGCCGAAGACGTTGCCCAGTTCCTGCAGGACAACCCCTCGTTCTTCCAGGATCATGCCGACGTATTCTCGAATTTGCGCGTCCCGCATCCCAACGAAACCCGAGCCATTTCGCTGGGCGAGCGCCAAATCATGACGCTGCGCGCCCGCACCAAAGACCTGGAATGGAAGCTCTCCGGCCTGGTGCACAATGCCAGCGGCAACGAGCGCATCAGTAAAACGCTAACCGGCTGGTGTTGTCGCATGTTGGCCGAACACGACTCCAGCCAGATTCCGGCGCACATCGTACGCAGCCTTGGCGATCTGTTCGACCTGCCCACCATCGCCCTGCGCGTATGGGATTTGCCCAAACTGGTCGACAGCGAGTTCAACGAAGATGTCAGCGATGCCATCCGGGCGTATGCGCGCGAACTCACTACGCCTTACTGCGGCCCGCTTGCCGACCAGGAAGCTGCCAGTTGGCTGGGCACGCCCCCGGCATCGTTGGCCCTTATTGCGCTGCGCCCGCAAGGCAGCAGCGAGCCCATAGGCCTGCTCGTGCTGGGGTCGGACGACCCTGACCGCTTCACCGCCGACATGGGAACCGCCTTTCTGGACACCATCAATCAGTTGGCCAGTGCCAGTCTGTTGCGCCTGCGCGCCACAGGCGACCAAGACGACTACGCGTAG
- the xerC gene encoding tyrosine recombinase XerC — protein sequence MHALPEPMEQWLGHLEANRRYSPHTLAGYRQDLQHLVQCHDQASLADYTESHIRHAIGRLHAQGLKPRSLARALAAWRGFFQWWAPAAGMDANPVAGVRAPKAPRSLPKALSVEQAQVLLDQPGLPTATSTVDLRDQAMFEVLYSSGLRLAELISLDWRYTRHDGYESQSWIQLKEQEATVRGKGNKTRSVPLGGKAIAAIERWLAVRHELLNAQPDTDASAALFVGTRGKRISPRVVQLQLNKLALKVGLPVHVHPHSLRHSFASHMLQSAQDLRAVQELLGHANISTTQIYTRLDFQHLAQAYDQAHPRAGRKS from the coding sequence ATGCATGCGCTGCCCGAACCGATGGAGCAATGGCTGGGCCATCTGGAGGCCAACCGACGCTACTCGCCGCACACACTGGCGGGCTACCGGCAGGATCTGCAGCACCTCGTCCAATGCCATGATCAGGCATCGCTGGCCGACTACACCGAAAGCCATATCCGACACGCCATCGGACGTCTGCATGCCCAGGGCTTGAAGCCACGCAGCCTGGCCCGAGCTCTGGCGGCCTGGCGCGGATTCTTCCAGTGGTGGGCACCGGCAGCGGGCATGGACGCCAACCCCGTGGCGGGCGTGCGGGCACCCAAGGCGCCGCGCAGCCTGCCCAAGGCCTTGTCGGTGGAACAAGCGCAGGTGCTGCTGGATCAACCGGGGTTGCCTACCGCCACCAGCACTGTCGACCTGCGCGATCAGGCCATGTTCGAAGTGCTTTATTCCAGCGGGCTGCGTCTGGCAGAGCTGATCAGCCTCGATTGGCGCTACACGCGTCACGACGGCTACGAATCGCAAAGCTGGATCCAGCTTAAAGAGCAGGAAGCCACCGTGCGGGGCAAGGGCAACAAGACGCGCAGCGTGCCGCTAGGCGGCAAAGCCATCGCAGCCATCGAGCGGTGGTTGGCCGTACGGCACGAGTTGCTGAATGCCCAGCCCGATACAGACGCCAGTGCGGCATTGTTCGTCGGGACGCGAGGCAAACGGATTTCGCCTCGGGTGGTGCAATTGCAATTGAACAAGCTGGCGCTAAAGGTCGGCCTGCCGGTCCACGTGCACCCGCACAGCCTGCGCCATAGTTTTGCCAGCCACATGCTGCAGTCGGCGCAAGATTTGCGCGCGGTGCAAGAGCTGCTGGGCCACGCCAATATTTCGACTACGCAGATCTATACGCGGCTGGATTTCCAGCATCTTGCGCAGGCCTACGACCAGGCGCATCCGCGCGCCGGCCGAAAAAGCTGA
- a CDS encoding metal ABC transporter solute-binding protein, Zn/Mn family, translating to MNVVASFSILGDMVREIGADRVQVTTLVGRNADPHSYEPTPEDVQALTRAQLLVSNGLGFEAWIPRLVESSGFAGTQMEASRGVQVRHLQQGEVLDAGRKESRPAHGQAGHDHEHDHDDHSVGSVDPHAWQDLSNGMIYARNIAQALAHVQPADSAYFRQRATNYIEKMKKLDAEVKQALAAVPEEKRTVITSHDAFGYFQQAYGIRFISIAGVSNEAEPSAQELAAIIDQARKQKVAGVFVERSTNPKLAQQIARETGSKVGGTLYSDALGKADEPAGNYLGMFSWNAGRLVYVLGQ from the coding sequence GTGAATGTGGTCGCCAGTTTTTCCATACTTGGTGACATGGTGCGCGAGATCGGGGCCGACCGGGTGCAGGTCACGACCCTGGTGGGACGCAACGCAGATCCCCATTCGTACGAACCCACGCCCGAGGATGTGCAGGCGCTGACCCGAGCTCAGCTGCTGGTCAGCAATGGCTTGGGTTTCGAAGCCTGGATACCCAGGCTCGTTGAATCGTCGGGTTTTGCCGGTACGCAGATGGAGGCCTCGCGGGGCGTCCAGGTGCGACACCTGCAGCAGGGCGAAGTCCTGGATGCTGGCCGCAAGGAATCGCGTCCGGCTCATGGCCAAGCCGGACACGATCATGAGCACGATCATGATGACCACTCCGTCGGCAGCGTCGATCCCCATGCATGGCAGGACCTGTCCAACGGCATGATCTATGCCCGGAACATTGCCCAGGCTCTGGCACATGTGCAGCCGGCCGACTCGGCTTACTTCAGACAACGCGCCACCAACTATATCGAGAAGATGAAGAAGCTGGATGCCGAGGTGAAGCAAGCGCTTGCCGCTGTGCCGGAAGAGAAGCGCACGGTCATTACTTCACATGATGCCTTTGGTTATTTCCAGCAAGCTTACGGCATACGGTTTATTTCGATTGCCGGCGTTTCCAACGAGGCCGAACCTTCCGCGCAAGAGCTCGCGGCCATCATCGACCAAGCCCGTAAGCAGAAGGTCGCGGGTGTGTTCGTCGAACGCAGTACGAACCCCAAGCTGGCGCAGCAGATCGCCCGAGAGACCGGCTCTAAAGTTGGCGGCACCTTGTATTCGGATGCCTTGGGCAAGGCGGATGAGCCTGCAGGCAATTACCTGGGCATGTTCAGCTGGAACGCCGGACGACTGGTTTACGTGCTGGGGCAGTGA
- a CDS encoding metal ABC transporter ATP-binding protein has protein sequence MSNAVIELDQVCLGWRDRVAVRDVTGSFERGSLTAIVGPNGAGKSTLIKGIMGLVSPVRGRIRLGREASEQMACLPQLGELDRSFPVTTYDLVAMGAWKRTGAWKGYGDAEHDRVHAALARVGLADFGPRIIGTLSGGQLQRALFARLMLHDASTLLLDEPFAAVDRHTTEELMALLENWHGEGRTVIAVLHDLDMVRSHFPQTLLMAGQAVAWGPTEQVLTNENLHLARHLCAGDYL, from the coding sequence ATGAGCAACGCTGTCATAGAGTTGGATCAGGTATGCCTGGGATGGCGCGACCGTGTCGCTGTACGCGACGTCACGGGCTCCTTCGAGCGTGGCTCGCTGACTGCTATCGTCGGACCTAATGGTGCCGGCAAGTCGACCTTGATCAAGGGAATCATGGGTTTGGTCAGCCCCGTGCGGGGCCGGATCCGCCTTGGCCGCGAAGCGTCAGAGCAGATGGCCTGCCTGCCGCAACTGGGTGAGTTGGACCGCAGTTTCCCGGTCACGACCTACGACCTGGTGGCCATGGGTGCCTGGAAGCGGACGGGCGCCTGGAAGGGCTACGGCGATGCAGAGCACGACAGGGTGCACGCGGCCCTTGCGCGCGTCGGCCTGGCCGATTTCGGGCCGCGCATTATCGGCACGCTATCTGGCGGCCAGTTGCAGCGGGCCTTGTTCGCACGACTGATGTTGCACGATGCCAGTACCTTGTTGTTGGACGAACCCTTTGCCGCAGTAGACCGGCATACCACTGAAGAGCTGATGGCTTTGCTGGAGAACTGGCATGGCGAGGGCCGTACGGTCATCGCCGTCCTGCACGACCTGGATATGGTCCGCAGCCACTTTCCGCAAACCTTGCTGATGGCGGGGCAGGCGGTTGCCTGGGGACCGACCGAGCAGGTGCTGACGAATGAGAATCTGCACCTGGCCCGTCACCTATGCGCAGGAGACTACCTGTAA
- a CDS encoding Fur family transcriptional regulator, which yields MSTPTLHRSRPAIAATLRTADALCAERGKRLTPIRRKVLEILLIQHRSVKAYELLDLIRAEQPGAAPPTVYRALDFLVDVGLVHRLDAINAWTACMDAGGTPHDLLVVCTKCGAVAELSDPALNRQLADKVADAGFALTGHETELRALCGHCRPHTC from the coding sequence ATGTCCACCCCCACTCTGCACCGTTCCCGGCCGGCCATTGCGGCGACCCTGCGCACCGCGGATGCGCTTTGCGCTGAACGCGGCAAGCGGCTGACGCCCATACGACGCAAGGTGCTGGAGATCCTCCTCATTCAGCACCGTAGCGTCAAGGCCTACGAATTGCTGGACTTGATACGCGCAGAGCAGCCCGGTGCGGCGCCTCCCACGGTATATAGGGCGCTGGATTTTTTGGTGGATGTGGGGCTGGTCCATCGGTTGGACGCCATCAACGCCTGGACTGCCTGCATGGACGCGGGGGGCACGCCCCACGATCTGCTGGTCGTGTGCACAAAGTGCGGTGCAGTCGCCGAACTAAGCGATCCTGCACTGAACCGCCAACTGGCAGACAAGGTTGCGGACGCCGGCTTTGCTCTTACCGGCCACGAAACCGAACTTCGGGCACTGTGCGGCCACTGCCGACCACACACATGTTAA
- a CDS encoding CobW family GTP-binding protein has protein sequence MKAATDTNKMVPVTILTGFLGAGKTTLLKRILTEYHGRRIAVIENEFGPESIDNELLVQESDEEIVELSNGCVCCTIRGDLMRTLNELRVKRQAGELNFERVIIETTGMANPGPVCQTFFMDDEIADYYRLDAVITVVDAKHGMETLDNQEESQKQIGFADRILISKKDLVNDADYDALRARIVRINPRATITAVHFGEADIKSLLDISGFNLNTILDIDPAFLADQHPDAHDHDHGHGHGHDHEHEHEGECGAHCGHEHHHHAHHNDEIGAFVFRSNKAFDPERLEEFLGGIVQVYGPDLLRYKGILYLKGINRRMLFQGVHMMMGAEPGKPWLSGEKPNTKMVFIGRKLPQEIFTRGLEQCLV, from the coding sequence ATGAAAGCCGCTACTGACACCAACAAAATGGTACCGGTAACCATACTTACCGGTTTCCTGGGCGCCGGGAAAACCACCCTGCTCAAGCGCATACTGACCGAGTATCACGGACGGCGAATTGCGGTCATTGAAAACGAGTTCGGGCCCGAAAGCATAGACAACGAATTGCTGGTCCAAGAAAGCGACGAAGAAATCGTCGAGCTCAGTAACGGTTGTGTCTGCTGCACCATACGCGGCGACCTGATGCGCACGCTTAACGAACTGCGCGTCAAGCGCCAGGCGGGCGAGCTGAACTTCGAGCGCGTAATTATCGAAACCACCGGCATGGCCAACCCGGGGCCGGTGTGCCAGACGTTCTTCATGGACGACGAAATCGCCGATTACTACCGCCTGGACGCCGTCATTACAGTGGTCGACGCCAAGCACGGCATGGAAACCCTGGACAATCAGGAAGAATCGCAAAAGCAAATCGGCTTTGCCGACCGCATCCTCATTTCCAAGAAAGATCTGGTCAACGATGCCGATTACGATGCCTTGCGGGCACGAATTGTGCGGATCAACCCGCGTGCGACGATCACGGCGGTGCACTTCGGCGAGGCGGACATCAAGTCCCTTTTGGATATCAGCGGCTTCAACCTGAATACCATCCTGGACATAGACCCGGCCTTCCTGGCTGATCAGCACCCCGATGCACACGATCACGACCATGGCCACGGTCACGGGCATGATCACGAACACGAGCACGAAGGCGAGTGCGGCGCCCACTGCGGGCACGAGCATCACCATCATGCACATCACAACGATGAAATCGGGGCATTCGTGTTCCGATCGAACAAGGCCTTTGACCCAGAGCGGCTGGAAGAATTTCTGGGCGGTATCGTGCAGGTCTATGGACCCGACCTGCTTCGTTACAAGGGTATTTTGTATTTGAAAGGGATCAATCGCCGCATGCTCTTTCAGGGCGTGCACATGATGATGGGCGCGGAGCCCGGCAAGCCTTGGCTATCGGGCGAAAAGCCTAATACCAAAATGGTCTTCATTGGACGTAAACTTCCCCAGGAAATTTTCACCAGGGGTCTGGAACAATGCTTGGTCTGA
- the dksA gene encoding RNA polymerase-binding protein DksA — MASKSAAAKNQSHLLTEKELLAMPESDYMNHDQLAFFRNRLKELEQEILNNADATTENLRETQFVPDPADRATIEEEHALELRTRDRERKLLKKVQQAITRIDAGEYGWCEETGEPIGVPRLLARPTATLSLEAQERREMRQKLYGD; from the coding sequence ATGGCAAGCAAATCAGCCGCCGCTAAGAATCAGAGTCATTTGCTAACGGAGAAAGAGCTGTTGGCAATGCCAGAATCCGATTACATGAATCATGATCAGCTGGCGTTTTTCAGAAACCGCTTGAAGGAACTCGAGCAAGAAATCCTGAACAATGCCGACGCTACCACCGAGAACCTGCGCGAAACGCAGTTTGTACCGGATCCCGCCGACCGTGCCACGATCGAAGAAGAGCATGCGCTGGAATTGCGCACGCGGGACCGCGAGCGCAAGCTGCTGAAAAAAGTCCAGCAAGCCATTACCCGTATCGACGCAGGCGAGTATGGCTGGTGCGAAGAAACCGGCGAACCCATCGGCGTACCCCGTCTGTTGGCCCGTCCCACGGCTACCCTGTCGCTCGAGGCGCAAGAGCGCCGCGAAATGCGACAAAAGCTCTACGGCGATTAA
- the hslV gene encoding ATP-dependent protease subunit HslV yields the protein MEQFHATTIICVRRGNDVALGGDGQVTLGNIIIKGTARKIRRLYHDKILAGFAGATADAFTLQERFEAKLEKHQGNLMRAAVELTKDWRTDRVLRRLEAMLIVADKDHTLVLTGNGDVLEPENGLAAIGSGGAYAQSAALALLQNTQLSPADIAKKSLEIAGDLCIYTNQSHIVETL from the coding sequence ATGGAACAATTTCACGCTACGACTATTATCTGTGTGCGCCGCGGCAACGACGTCGCTCTGGGCGGAGACGGCCAAGTCACACTAGGCAACATCATCATCAAAGGGACGGCGCGTAAAATTCGCCGCCTCTATCACGACAAGATCCTTGCAGGGTTCGCCGGCGCAACCGCCGACGCCTTCACGCTGCAGGAACGCTTCGAAGCCAAGCTCGAGAAGCATCAGGGCAACCTGATGCGCGCTGCAGTAGAGCTGACCAAAGACTGGCGCACCGACCGGGTGCTGCGTCGGCTCGAAGCCATGCTGATCGTCGCCGACAAGGACCACACTTTGGTATTGACTGGCAATGGCGACGTACTGGAGCCCGAGAACGGGCTGGCGGCCATCGGTTCGGGTGGCGCCTACGCACAATCGGCCGCACTGGCCCTGTTGCAAAACACCCAGCTGTCTCCCGCCGACATCGCGAAGAAATCGCTGGAGATCGCCGGCGACCTATGCATCTACACGAACCAAAGTCACATCGTCGAAACACTCTAG
- the hslU gene encoding ATP-dependent protease ATPase subunit HslU, which translates to MSAINMTPGEIVSELDKNIVGQNRAKRSVAVALRNRWRRQQVAEPLRTEIVPKNILMIGPTGVGKTEIARRLAKLANAPFIKIEATKFTEVGYVGRDVDTIIRDLVEISVKQTRDVEMRRVRTQAEDAAEDRILDVLVSPARNAQGEPEREENNARQTFRKRLREGKLDDMQIEIEVAQTMPQMEIMAPPGMEEMTEQLKGMFAGLGRDKKKPRKMPVKEAFKLLVEEEASRRVNEEELRSTAVANAEQNGIVFLDEIDKIATRQEATGSDVSRQGVQRDLLPLVEGTTVNTKYGVVRTDHILFIASGAFHLSRPSDLIPELQGRFPIRVELDSLTADDFVRILCDTDASLTKQYHALLGTEDVTLDFTDEGIRRLAELAFDVNERTENIGARRLYTVMEKLLEDLSFEATASSSQTVVIDAQYVNDKLQEVAGSQDLARYVL; encoded by the coding sequence ATGTCAGCCATTAACATGACTCCCGGAGAGATCGTCTCCGAGCTCGACAAGAATATTGTCGGGCAGAACCGCGCCAAGCGCTCTGTGGCGGTCGCCTTGCGCAACCGCTGGCGCCGCCAGCAAGTGGCCGAGCCGCTGCGCACCGAGATCGTACCCAAGAATATCCTGATGATAGGCCCCACCGGTGTGGGCAAGACCGAGATTGCGCGTCGACTGGCCAAGCTGGCCAATGCGCCCTTCATCAAGATTGAGGCAACCAAGTTCACGGAGGTCGGCTACGTTGGCCGCGACGTGGACACCATTATTCGCGACCTGGTCGAGATCTCGGTCAAGCAGACCCGCGACGTCGAAATGCGCCGTGTCCGTACACAAGCTGAAGACGCAGCCGAAGACCGCATACTTGACGTCCTGGTGTCCCCGGCCCGCAACGCCCAGGGCGAGCCCGAACGCGAAGAAAACAACGCCCGCCAGACCTTCCGCAAGCGCTTGCGCGAGGGCAAGCTGGACGATATGCAGATCGAAATCGAAGTGGCCCAGACCATGCCGCAGATGGAGATCATGGCGCCCCCTGGCATGGAAGAAATGACCGAACAGCTCAAGGGCATGTTCGCCGGCCTGGGACGCGACAAAAAGAAACCCCGCAAAATGCCCGTAAAGGAAGCCTTCAAGCTATTGGTCGAGGAAGAAGCCTCGCGCCGGGTTAACGAGGAAGAGCTGCGCAGCACCGCTGTTGCCAACGCCGAACAGAACGGCATTGTCTTCCTGGATGAAATCGACAAGATCGCCACACGGCAGGAAGCCACGGGCAGCGACGTATCGCGCCAAGGCGTGCAACGCGACCTGCTGCCGCTGGTCGAGGGCACCACCGTCAACACCAAATACGGCGTGGTACGCACCGACCACATTTTGTTTATTGCATCGGGCGCTTTCCACCTGTCGCGACCGTCGGACCTCATACCCGAGCTGCAAGGGCGCTTTCCGATACGCGTAGAACTGGACTCACTGACCGCGGACGATTTCGTACGGATACTGTGCGACACCGACGCCTCGCTGACCAAGCAATACCATGCCTTGCTTGGTACGGAGGATGTCACGCTGGACTTCACTGACGAAGGCATACGCCGCCTGGCCGAGCTGGCCTTCGATGTCAATGAACGCACCGAGAACATAGGCGCGCGCCGCCTGTACACCGTCATGGAAAAGCTGCTGGAAGATCTGTCTTTCGAGGCTACGGCAAGCAGCAGCCAGACCGTGGTGATCGACGCCCAATACGTCAATGACAAGCTTCAGGAAGTCGCCGGCAGCCAGGACCTTGCGCGCTACGTACTTTAA